In the genome of Streptomyces sp. NBC_00190, one region contains:
- a CDS encoding DUF7342 family protein: MNETPIHVLVVDDDMRVARINAEYVAKVPGFQVTAQAHSAAEALDFLTSRPVDLILLDHYLPDENGLDLVRRLRQLGHRTDVIMVTAARDLATVQAAMRLGALQYLVKPFTFAGLRTKLEAYGTLRRTLETGGEAEQAEVDRIFGALAAAGSPNDLPKGHSPTTAELVRQVLRSADGPLSTQQIADRAGISRQTAQRYLKLLERSGRVSLALRYGETGRPEHRYTWLPSDGS; this comes from the coding sequence ATGAACGAGACCCCGATCCACGTATTGGTCGTCGACGACGACATGCGTGTTGCCCGGATCAACGCGGAGTACGTGGCGAAGGTTCCCGGATTCCAGGTGACGGCGCAGGCCCATTCGGCGGCCGAGGCCCTCGACTTCCTCACCTCCCGCCCGGTGGACCTGATCCTCCTCGACCACTACCTCCCGGACGAGAACGGCCTCGATCTGGTGCGCCGCCTGCGCCAGCTCGGCCACCGCACCGACGTGATCATGGTCACGGCCGCGCGCGACCTGGCCACCGTCCAGGCCGCCATGCGCCTCGGCGCCCTCCAGTACCTGGTCAAGCCCTTCACCTTCGCCGGCCTGCGCACGAAGCTGGAGGCGTACGGAACGCTGCGCCGCACCCTGGAGACGGGCGGCGAGGCCGAACAGGCCGAGGTGGACCGGATCTTCGGCGCCCTCGCCGCCGCCGGATCCCCGAACGACCTGCCCAAAGGCCACTCGCCCACCACCGCGGAACTGGTCCGCCAGGTCCTGCGCTCCGCCGACGGCCCGCTGTCCACCCAGCAGATCGCCGACCGCGCGGGCATCAGCCGCCAGACCGCCCAGCGCTACCTCAAGCTCCTCGAACGCTCCGGCCGCGTCAGCCTGGCCCTGCGCTACGGCGAGACCGGCCGCCCCGAGCACCGCTACACCTGGCTCCCGTCGGACGGGTCCTGA
- a CDS encoding serine protease: protein MRRPFARALAGALTLAAGAAAAPLAQVPQAAADSVVIGGKPVKVADSPWVVALASRDRFGGTRGGQFCGGVIVAPAKVLTAAHCLGHEVLGGPVESVEDFRVIAGRTELRATDGQEIAVRSARVNPDYDPRSNAGDLAVLELAEAVPAHYVLPMAGAGHPAYEAGTEAAVYGWGDTSGFGDYAYALRAAPVTVLSDEVCGRAYPGDADGQYRADSMVCAGDDGGGKDACQGDSGGPLVAQGRLIGLVSWGRGCGRADSPGVYTRIAPFADFVTGPQRAAQPAKAQDVAVGTRRAYEAGAGPVQGPRTQ from the coding sequence ATGCGTCGTCCCTTTGCCCGTGCTCTGGCGGGAGCGCTGACCCTGGCGGCGGGAGCGGCCGCGGCCCCGCTGGCCCAGGTGCCGCAGGCGGCCGCGGACAGCGTGGTGATCGGCGGGAAGCCGGTGAAGGTGGCCGACAGTCCCTGGGTCGTGGCCCTCGCCAGCCGTGACCGGTTCGGGGGTACGCGGGGCGGGCAGTTCTGCGGGGGCGTCATCGTGGCACCGGCGAAGGTGCTGACCGCCGCCCACTGCCTGGGGCACGAGGTGCTGGGCGGCCCCGTCGAGTCGGTCGAGGACTTCCGGGTGATCGCCGGGCGTACGGAGCTGCGGGCGACCGACGGCCAGGAGATCGCGGTGCGCTCGGCCCGGGTGAACCCGGACTACGACCCGCGCAGCAACGCCGGGGACCTAGCCGTACTGGAACTCGCCGAAGCCGTGCCGGCGCACTACGTACTCCCCATGGCGGGAGCGGGGCACCCCGCCTACGAGGCGGGGACCGAGGCGGCCGTGTACGGCTGGGGCGACACCAGCGGATTCGGTGACTACGCGTACGCGCTGCGCGCCGCTCCGGTGACCGTTCTGTCGGACGAGGTCTGCGGGCGGGCCTACCCCGGGGACGCCGACGGGCAGTACCGCGCGGATTCCATGGTGTGCGCGGGCGACGACGGGGGCGGCAAGGACGCCTGCCAGGGCGACAGCGGGGGACCGCTGGTGGCGCAGGGGCGGCTCATCGGCCTGGTGTCGTGGGGACGCGGCTGCGGGCGCGCCGACAGCCCGGGGGTGTACACGCGGATTGCGCCGTTCGCCGACTTCGTGACAGGCCCGCAGAGGGCCGCGCAGCCCGCGAAGGCCCAGGATGTCGCGGTCGGCACCCGGAGGGCGTACGAGGCGGGTGCAGGGCCCGTGCAGGGGCCTCGCACGCAGTAG
- a CDS encoding DNA gyrase/topoisomerase IV subunit B, which translates to MTADTSVPSSALLSGADRDGSNYTARHLLVLEGLEAVRKRPGMYIGSTDSRGLMHCLWEIIDNSVDEALGGYCDHIEVILHEDSSVEVRDNGRGIPVDVEPKTGLSGVEVVMTKLHAGGKFGGGSYAASGGLHGVGASVVNALSARLDVEVDRGSSTHAISFRRGVPGMFTEQGPDSPFDPANGLRKVKRIAKGKTGTRVRYWADRQIFLKDARLGLETLYQRARQTAFLVPGLTLVVRDERGIDGAGKTEETFRFDGGISEFCEYLAQDKAVCDVLRLTGTGTFKETVPVLDDRGHMTPTEVTRELGVDIALRWGTGYETNVKSFVNIIATPKGGTHVSGFERSVAKTVNEVLRSAKLLRVAEDDVVKDDAMEGMTAVVTVRLAEPQFEGQTKEVLGTSAATRIVAAVVAKELKAFLTSTKRDDKQQARSVMEKIVAAARTRIAARQHKEAQRRKTALESSSLPAKLADCRSDDVERSELFIVEGDSALGTAKLARNSEFQALLPIRGKILNVQKSSVSDMLKNAECGAIIQVIGAGSGRTFDIDAARYGKIVLLVDADVDGAHIRCLLLTLFQRYMRPMVEAGRVFAAVPPLHRIELVQPKKGQDKYVYTYSDNELRQTLLEYQRKNIRYKDSIQRYKGLGEMDADQLAETTMDPRFRTLRRINIGDLDSAETVFDLLMGNEVAPRKEFITSSAATLDRSRIDA; encoded by the coding sequence GTGACCGCCGACACGTCCGTGCCTTCCAGCGCGCTGCTGTCCGGAGCAGACCGGGACGGTTCCAACTACACCGCGCGGCACCTGCTCGTCCTCGAAGGGCTGGAGGCCGTCCGCAAGCGCCCCGGCATGTATATCGGCTCGACCGACAGCCGGGGCCTCATGCACTGCCTCTGGGAGATCATCGACAATTCCGTCGACGAGGCCCTGGGCGGCTACTGCGACCACATCGAGGTGATCCTCCACGAGGACTCCTCCGTGGAGGTCCGCGATAACGGCCGCGGCATCCCCGTGGACGTCGAGCCCAAGACCGGCCTGTCCGGCGTCGAGGTCGTCATGACCAAGCTGCACGCCGGCGGAAAGTTCGGCGGCGGCTCGTACGCGGCCTCAGGCGGCCTGCACGGCGTGGGCGCCTCCGTGGTCAACGCCCTCTCCGCCCGCCTGGACGTCGAGGTCGACCGGGGCAGCTCCACCCACGCCATCAGCTTCCGCCGCGGCGTCCCCGGGATGTTCACCGAGCAGGGCCCCGACAGCCCCTTCGACCCCGCCAACGGCCTGCGCAAGGTCAAGCGCATCGCCAAGGGGAAGACCGGCACCCGCGTCCGCTACTGGGCCGACCGCCAGATCTTCCTCAAGGACGCCCGGCTCGGCCTGGAGACGCTCTACCAGCGCGCCCGCCAGACCGCCTTCCTCGTCCCCGGCCTGACCCTGGTCGTCCGCGACGAGCGGGGCATCGACGGCGCCGGCAAGACCGAGGAGACCTTCCGTTTCGACGGCGGCATCAGCGAGTTCTGCGAGTACCTCGCCCAGGACAAGGCCGTCTGCGACGTGCTGCGCCTGACCGGCACGGGCACCTTCAAGGAGACCGTCCCGGTCCTCGACGACCGCGGCCACATGACCCCCACCGAGGTCACCCGTGAGCTCGGCGTGGACATCGCCCTGCGCTGGGGTACGGGGTACGAGACCAACGTCAAGTCCTTCGTGAACATCATCGCCACCCCCAAGGGCGGCACCCACGTCTCCGGCTTCGAGCGCTCGGTCGCCAAGACCGTCAACGAGGTGCTGCGCTCGGCCAAGCTGCTGCGAGTCGCCGAGGACGACGTGGTCAAGGACGACGCGATGGAGGGCATGACGGCCGTCGTCACCGTCCGCCTCGCCGAGCCGCAGTTCGAGGGCCAGACCAAGGAGGTGCTCGGCACCTCGGCGGCCACCAGGATCGTCGCCGCCGTGGTCGCCAAGGAGCTCAAGGCCTTCCTGACCTCCACCAAGCGGGACGACAAGCAGCAGGCCCGCTCCGTGATGGAGAAGATCGTCGCGGCCGCCCGGACCCGGATCGCGGCCCGCCAGCACAAGGAGGCGCAGCGCCGCAAGACCGCGCTGGAGTCTTCCTCGCTCCCCGCCAAGCTGGCCGACTGCCGTAGCGACGACGTGGAGCGCAGCGAGCTCTTCATCGTCGAGGGCGACTCCGCCCTCGGCACCGCCAAGCTCGCCCGGAATTCGGAATTCCAGGCGCTCCTGCCGATCCGCGGCAAGATCCTCAATGTCCAGAAGTCGTCGGTCTCGGACATGCTCAAGAACGCCGAGTGCGGGGCGATCATCCAGGTCATAGGAGCCGGCTCGGGCCGGACCTTCGACATCGACGCGGCCCGGTACGGAAAGATCGTCCTGCTCGTCGACGCCGATGTGGACGGCGCGCACATCCGCTGCCTGCTGCTGACCCTGTTCCAGCGGTACATGCGCCCGATGGTCGAGGCGGGCCGGGTCTTCGCGGCGGTGCCGCCGCTGCACCGGATCGAGCTGGTCCAGCCGAAGAAGGGCCAGGACAAGTACGTCTACACGTACTCGGACAACGAACTGCGCCAGACCCTGCTGGAGTACCAGCGCAAGAACATCCGGTACAAGGACTCGATCCAGCGGTACAAGGGCCTCGGCGAGATGGACGCGGACCAGCTGGCGGAGACCACCATGGACCCCCGCTTCCGCACCCTGCGCAGGATCAACATCGGCGACCTGGACTCGGCCGAGACGGTCTTCGACCTGCTCATGGGCAATGAGGTGGCCCCGCGCAAGGAGTTCATCACGAGCTCCGCGGCCACCCTGGACCGCTCGCGCATCGACGCCTGA
- a CDS encoding DUF7455 domain-containing protein, with protein MTTVLTPATPLTAADRCDRCGAQAYLRVVLLSGGELLFCAHHGRKFEPELKKIAAEIQDETERLTSAPAANAAEPEDR; from the coding sequence GTGACTACTGTTCTGACACCCGCGACCCCGCTGACGGCCGCTGACCGATGCGACCGTTGCGGCGCCCAGGCATATCTGCGCGTCGTCCTGCTGAGCGGCGGTGAACTGCTCTTCTGCGCCCACCACGGTCGCAAGTTCGAGCCGGAACTCAAGAAGATCGCCGCAGAAATACAGGATGAAACCGAGCGGCTCACGTCCGCTCCGGCTGCCAATGCCGCCGAACCCGAGGACCGCTGA
- a CDS encoding citrate synthase, whose product MNEERRLTTRQAAELLGVKPATVYAYVSRGQLTSRRDPVGRGSSFDAREVEELARRSRREAAAPAGELAVRTALTLIEPDRYYFRGVDAVELASRYAFEEVAEWLWTGTLPRGARFTAPPEPLAAARRAVAALPAHSGPVDRLRVAVAAAAVADPLRFDLSEEAVLGSARCLIPTLVGALPVVGPAPWAGDGRTARQLWARLTEREPDPDALAVLDLALGLLADHDLAASTLAVRVAASARAHPYAAVSAGLGALEGPLHGAAGRLAHRMLVEVLERGGAAPVVAEYLRAGRRVPGLGHRLYRGEDPRAAALFGRLEGLAHAGPALAAAREVSAVMARQGGLHANVDLALAVLTVSCGMEAEAGETVFAVARTAGWIAHALEEYQERPLRMRPSGEYQGPRPPQPMP is encoded by the coding sequence ATGAACGAAGAGCGACGGCTCACCACCCGGCAAGCCGCCGAGCTGCTCGGGGTGAAGCCCGCGACCGTGTACGCCTACGTCAGCCGGGGCCAGCTCACGAGCCGACGGGACCCGGTCGGGCGCGGCAGCAGCTTCGACGCGCGCGAGGTGGAGGAGCTGGCCCGGCGCAGTCGGCGGGAGGCGGCGGCCCCGGCCGGGGAGCTCGCCGTACGGACGGCCCTCACGCTGATCGAGCCGGACCGCTACTACTTCCGGGGCGTGGACGCCGTGGAACTGGCCTCGCGGTACGCCTTCGAAGAGGTCGCGGAGTGGCTCTGGACCGGAACGCTCCCGCGCGGGGCCCGGTTCACCGCTCCCCCGGAGCCGCTCGCCGCGGCGCGGCGGGCGGTGGCCGCCCTGCCGGCACACAGCGGTCCCGTGGACCGGCTGCGGGTGGCGGTCGCCGCCGCCGCGGTGGCCGATCCCCTGCGCTTCGACCTTTCGGAGGAAGCCGTACTCGGCTCCGCGCGCTGCCTCATCCCCACGCTGGTCGGCGCCCTGCCCGTGGTCGGGCCCGCCCCGTGGGCCGGCGACGGCCGGACGGCCCGGCAACTGTGGGCGCGGCTGACCGAGCGGGAGCCGGACCCGGACGCACTGGCCGTCCTGGACCTGGCGCTGGGGCTCCTCGCCGACCATGATCTGGCCGCCTCCACGCTGGCGGTACGGGTGGCCGCGTCGGCGCGGGCCCATCCGTACGCGGCGGTATCGGCCGGACTCGGCGCGCTGGAGGGACCGCTGCACGGCGCGGCCGGGCGGCTGGCGCACCGGATGCTGGTGGAGGTCCTGGAGCGGGGCGGAGCCGCCCCGGTGGTGGCGGAGTACCTGCGGGCGGGGCGCCGGGTGCCGGGGCTCGGCCACCGGCTGTACCGGGGCGAGGACCCCCGCGCGGCGGCGCTGTTCGGGCGGCTGGAAGGCCTGGCGCATGCGGGCCCCGCACTGGCCGCGGCGCGCGAGGTGTCCGCGGTGATGGCGCGGCAGGGCGGGCTGCACGCCAACGTGGACCTCGCGCTGGCGGTGCTGACGGTGTCGTGCGGGATGGAGGCGGAGGCCGGCGAAACGGTCTTCGCGGTGGCGCGCACGGCGGGCTGGATCGCGCACGCGCTGGAGGAGTACCAGGAGCGGCCCCTGCGGATGCGGCCGAGCGGCGAATACCAGGGGCCGCGCCCGCCGCAGCCGATGCCGTGA
- a CDS encoding DUF485 domain-containing protein — protein MDKHDGRDTGTIRLDDPWYDALAVGWGEGEETAPPRPAFGDRPAPGASDIYLEVQRSAAFQEVRSRYRRFVVPATAGFFLWYVAYVVAATAAPGLMARPVAGAVNVAMLAGLAQFLSTFLLTWAYARHARLRRDRAALDLRWTVFEQERDQVRNRAREAGR, from the coding sequence GTGGACAAGCACGATGGTCGTGATACCGGAACGATCCGGTTGGACGACCCCTGGTACGACGCGCTGGCCGTCGGCTGGGGCGAGGGTGAGGAAACGGCCCCGCCGCGCCCGGCCTTCGGCGACCGCCCCGCGCCAGGCGCATCCGACATCTACCTCGAAGTGCAGCGCAGCGCAGCATTCCAGGAGGTCCGCAGCCGCTACCGCAGGTTCGTCGTCCCCGCGACCGCCGGCTTCTTCCTCTGGTACGTCGCCTACGTGGTCGCCGCCACCGCGGCGCCCGGCCTCATGGCCCGGCCCGTGGCGGGCGCGGTCAACGTGGCCATGCTGGCGGGGCTCGCCCAGTTCCTCAGCACCTTCCTGTTGACCTGGGCCTACGCCCGCCACGCGCGGCTGCGCCGGGACCGGGCCGCGCTGGACCTGCGCTGGACCGTCTTCGAGCAGGAGCGCGACCAGGTGCGGAACCGGGCGAGGGAGGCCGGCCGGTGA
- a CDS encoding solute symporter family protein has protein sequence MTTEHQALALVLFSVFIAVTLGITTWVSRNRHGSAEEFYAGGRLFSPLENGFAIAGDYMSAASFLGISGLIALFGYDGLLYSVGFLVAWLVVLFLVAELVRNCGRFTLADVVAARMSERPVRIAAGTSSVVVSVLYLVAQMVGAGSLVALLLGNSSAAARTLTVVGVGALMVVYVSFGGMRATTWIQIVKAVLLMGGAITLTVLVLLRFHGNFDQLLTTAAGRSGHGLRFLSPGLKYGGGWTARVDFMSLGLALVLGTAGLPHILSRFYTVPTARAARRSVVWAIALIGGFYLMTIVLGFGAAALLGPDEVRASNASGNTAVPLLAAFLGGGADSAGGAVLFAFVAAIAFATILAVVAGITLASSASVAHDLYASLKRRHARQRSEVSVARAAAVGIGAVAIALGLLAQDLNVAFLVGLAFAVAASANLPVLLYSLFWRGFTTRGAVWSVYGGLIPAVLLVVLSPVVSGSPESLFPGVDFQYFPLQNPGIVSIPVGFLAGWLGTVTSVEEADERKHAETEVRSLTGAGAV, from the coding sequence GTGACCACGGAACACCAGGCCCTCGCGCTGGTCCTGTTCAGTGTCTTCATCGCGGTGACCCTGGGCATCACCACCTGGGTCAGCCGGAACCGGCACGGGTCGGCCGAGGAGTTCTACGCGGGCGGGCGGCTGTTCTCCCCCCTGGAGAACGGTTTCGCTATCGCGGGCGACTACATGTCCGCCGCCTCCTTCCTCGGCATTTCGGGGTTGATCGCCCTCTTCGGCTACGACGGCCTGCTGTACTCGGTGGGGTTCCTCGTCGCCTGGCTGGTGGTGCTGTTCCTGGTCGCCGAACTGGTCCGCAACTGCGGGCGCTTCACCCTCGCCGACGTGGTCGCCGCCCGGATGAGCGAGCGGCCGGTGCGCATCGCGGCGGGCACCTCGTCGGTGGTCGTCTCCGTGCTCTACCTCGTCGCGCAGATGGTCGGCGCGGGCAGTCTGGTCGCCCTGCTCCTCGGCAATTCGAGCGCCGCGGCCCGGACGCTCACCGTGGTCGGCGTCGGCGCCCTGATGGTGGTCTACGTGTCCTTCGGGGGGATGCGGGCCACGACCTGGATCCAGATCGTGAAGGCCGTGCTGCTGATGGGCGGGGCGATCACGCTGACCGTGCTCGTCCTCCTGCGCTTCCACGGGAACTTCGACCAGCTGCTCACGACCGCCGCCGGCCGGAGCGGGCACGGCCTGCGGTTCCTGAGTCCCGGCCTCAAGTACGGCGGGGGCTGGACCGCCCGCGTGGACTTCATGAGCCTCGGTCTCGCACTGGTCCTGGGCACCGCCGGACTGCCGCACATCCTGTCGCGCTTCTACACCGTGCCCACCGCGCGGGCGGCGCGCCGCTCGGTGGTGTGGGCGATCGCGCTGATCGGCGGCTTCTACCTGATGACCATCGTGCTCGGCTTCGGGGCGGCGGCGCTCCTGGGCCCCGACGAGGTGCGGGCTTCCAACGCCTCCGGGAACACGGCCGTTCCGCTGCTCGCCGCCTTCCTCGGCGGCGGCGCCGACTCGGCGGGGGGCGCGGTGCTGTTCGCGTTCGTGGCCGCCATCGCCTTCGCCACGATCCTCGCGGTCGTCGCCGGGATCACCCTGGCCTCGTCGGCCTCCGTCGCCCACGACCTCTACGCCTCCCTCAAGAGGCGCCACGCCAGGCAGCGCAGCGAGGTCTCCGTGGCCCGGGCCGCGGCCGTCGGCATCGGGGCGGTGGCGATCGCCCTGGGGCTGCTCGCCCAGGACCTCAATGTGGCGTTCCTGGTGGGCCTGGCCTTCGCGGTGGCCGCCTCGGCCAACCTGCCGGTGCTGCTGTACTCGCTCTTCTGGCGCGGCTTCACCACGCGGGGAGCCGTCTGGTCGGTGTACGGCGGCCTGATCCCGGCGGTGCTGCTGGTCGTCCTCTCGCCGGTGGTGTCGGGGAGCCCCGAATCGCTCTTCCCGGGCGTGGACTTCCAGTACTTCCCGCTGCAGAACCCGGGCATCGTCTCCATTCCGGTGGGCTTCCTGGCGGGCTGGCTGGGCACCGTCACCTCCGTCGAGGAGGCCGACGAGCGCAAGCACGCGGAGACCGAGGTGCGCTCGCTGACCGGCGCCGGAGCGGTGTGA
- a CDS encoding sensor histidine kinase, translating into MRFLLMSARRLGLPRRAVSQILLTQLAIAGGVVTLATGLFLAPLSAQLDDQAMRRALAIAQSAAADPSLAADLLDSRASADSPVQSSAERIRRATGAEYVVVIDLNGIRRSHPSPGRIGLPVSTDPSDALAGREVMEIDEGTLGRSARGKVPLLAADGEIVGAVSVGIAYDSVRDRLLGAIPGLLAYAGGALAAGALAAYLLSRRIHRQTRDLAFSDIAGLLAEREAMLHSIREGVIALDREGRVRLVNDEAHRLLGLTADCAGSLAGRPLDDVLGAGRTADVLSGRVTGRDLVTVQGPRVLVANRMPTEDGGAVATLRDRTELEHLGRELDSTRGLIDALRAQDHEHANRLHTLLGLLELGLHEEAVEFVTEVVGVHRTTAEQVTEKVHDPLLAALLVGKATVAAERGVPLRLASATLLPDRVVDPGGLVTILGNLVDNALDAAAGSTAPLVEVELRAEGRTAVLLVRDSGPGVPAARREEIFTEGWSTKQPKAHRERGLGLALVRRLAERQGGSARAGETADGGAEFSVVLPEALR; encoded by the coding sequence ATGCGGTTCCTCCTCATGAGCGCTCGGCGCCTCGGGCTGCCCAGACGGGCCGTCTCGCAGATCCTGCTGACCCAGCTGGCCATCGCAGGCGGGGTCGTCACGCTGGCCACCGGGCTGTTCCTGGCTCCGCTGAGCGCGCAGCTCGACGACCAGGCCATGCGGCGCGCCCTGGCCATCGCGCAGAGCGCCGCGGCCGACCCCTCGCTGGCCGCAGACCTCCTGGATTCCCGCGCTTCCGCCGACAGCCCCGTACAGTCCTCGGCCGAGCGGATCCGCCGGGCCACGGGCGCCGAGTACGTGGTCGTCATCGATCTGAACGGCATCCGGCGGTCGCATCCCAGCCCCGGACGGATCGGGCTGCCCGTCTCCACCGACCCCAGCGACGCCCTGGCCGGCCGCGAGGTCATGGAGATCGACGAGGGCACCCTGGGCCGCTCGGCCCGCGGCAAGGTCCCGCTCCTGGCCGCCGACGGCGAGATCGTCGGCGCGGTATCGGTCGGCATCGCCTACGACAGTGTCCGCGACCGGCTGCTCGGCGCCATCCCGGGCCTGCTCGCCTACGCGGGCGGTGCGCTGGCCGCGGGCGCCCTCGCCGCCTACCTGCTGTCCCGCAGGATCCATCGGCAGACCCGCGACCTGGCCTTCTCCGACATCGCCGGGCTGCTCGCCGAACGCGAGGCGATGCTGCACTCCATCCGCGAAGGCGTGATCGCTCTCGACCGGGAGGGCCGGGTCCGGCTCGTCAACGACGAGGCCCACCGGCTGCTCGGCCTCACGGCGGACTGTGCCGGCTCCCTCGCCGGACGCCCGCTGGACGACGTACTCGGCGCCGGGCGCACCGCCGACGTCCTGTCGGGCCGCGTCACCGGCCGGGACCTGGTCACCGTCCAGGGCCCGCGGGTCCTGGTCGCGAACCGGATGCCCACCGAGGACGGCGGCGCCGTCGCCACCCTGCGCGACCGCACCGAACTGGAGCACCTGGGACGCGAGCTCGACTCCACCCGGGGCCTGATCGACGCCCTTCGCGCCCAGGACCACGAACACGCCAACCGCCTCCACACCCTCCTCGGCCTGCTGGAGCTGGGCCTGCACGAGGAGGCGGTGGAGTTCGTGACCGAGGTCGTCGGGGTGCACCGCACCACCGCCGAACAGGTCACCGAGAAGGTCCACGACCCGCTGCTGGCGGCCCTCCTCGTAGGCAAGGCGACGGTGGCCGCGGAGCGAGGCGTCCCCCTGCGGCTGGCCTCGGCCACGCTCCTGCCCGACCGGGTCGTGGACCCGGGCGGCCTCGTCACGATCCTCGGCAACCTGGTGGACAACGCCCTGGACGCCGCGGCCGGTTCGACGGCGCCCCTGGTCGAGGTGGAGCTGCGCGCCGAAGGACGCACGGCCGTGCTCCTCGTACGCGACAGCGGCCCCGGGGTCCCTGCCGCGCGCCGCGAGGAGATCTTCACGGAAGGCTGGTCGACCAAGCAGCCCAAGGCCCACCGCGAGCGCGGGCTGGGCCTCGCCCTCGTACGCCGCCTCGCGGAGCGGCAGGGCGGCAGCGCCCGGGCCGGCGAGACAGCGGACGGAGGGGCGGAGTTCTCCGTCGTACTCCCGGAGGCCCTGCGATGA
- a CDS encoding citrate synthase/methylcitrate synthase, protein MNTTDTTVEAPRGLAGVVVTETELGDVRGREGFYHYRQYSAVELAGSRSFEDVWHLMFRGALPVDTAERAAFAAETAPLRRLPDEVRDALPALARATALSGPLAGLRTALSLLGASAGFRPVYDLDPVRRAADALAACAAVPTLLTALHRLGQGLEPVEPRDDLPYAANYLYMLTGQEPDPVKARAVERYLISTIDHGFNASTFTARVIASTGADVAACLTGAIGALSGPLHGGAPSRALDTLDAIGTADRIGPWIRERVLAGDRIMGFGHPVYRTEDPRSRMLRDIARGFGGPLVDLAVEVERQVEEILAELKPGRELHTNVEFYAGVVMELCGLPREMFTPTFCAARVVGWSANILEQAADSKIIRPAARYAGPPAPQPVPPLG, encoded by the coding sequence ATGAACACCACCGACACCACCGTCGAAGCACCCCGCGGTCTCGCGGGAGTCGTGGTCACCGAGACCGAGCTCGGTGACGTCCGGGGACGCGAGGGCTTCTACCACTACCGCCAGTACTCGGCCGTCGAGCTCGCCGGGAGCCGAAGCTTCGAGGACGTGTGGCACCTGATGTTCCGCGGCGCCCTGCCCGTGGACACCGCCGAGCGCGCCGCCTTCGCCGCCGAGACCGCGCCGCTGCGCCGGCTCCCCGACGAGGTGAGGGACGCCCTGCCCGCCCTCGCCCGGGCCACCGCGCTCTCCGGACCCCTCGCCGGACTGCGCACCGCGCTCTCGCTGCTCGGCGCCTCCGCGGGATTCCGCCCGGTCTACGACCTCGACCCCGTCCGCCGGGCCGCCGACGCGCTGGCCGCCTGCGCCGCCGTACCGACCCTGCTCACCGCGCTGCACAGGCTGGGCCAGGGCCTGGAGCCCGTCGAGCCGCGCGATGACCTTCCGTACGCCGCCAACTACCTCTACATGCTGACCGGGCAGGAGCCCGACCCGGTCAAGGCCCGCGCGGTCGAGCGGTATCTGATCTCCACCATCGACCACGGCTTCAACGCCTCGACCTTCACCGCCCGCGTCATCGCCTCCACGGGCGCGGACGTCGCGGCCTGCCTGACCGGGGCGATCGGCGCGCTCTCCGGCCCGCTGCACGGCGGCGCCCCGAGCCGGGCCCTGGACACCCTCGACGCCATCGGCACGGCGGACCGGATCGGACCGTGGATCCGCGAGCGGGTCCTGGCGGGTGACCGGATCATGGGCTTCGGCCACCCCGTCTACCGCACCGAGGATCCCCGCTCGCGCATGCTGCGCGACATCGCCCGCGGGTTCGGCGGCCCTCTCGTGGACCTCGCCGTCGAGGTCGAGCGGCAGGTCGAGGAGATTCTCGCCGAGCTCAAGCCGGGCCGCGAACTGCACACCAACGTGGAGTTCTACGCGGGCGTGGTCATGGAACTGTGCGGGCTCCCGCGCGAGATGTTCACCCCGACCTTCTGCGCGGCCCGAGTGGTCGGCTGGAGTGCCAACATCCTGGAACAGGCCGCCGACTCGAAGATCATCCGCCCGGCAGCCCGGTACGCCGGACCGCCCGCGCCGCAGCCGGTGCCGCCGCTCGGCTGA